DNA sequence from the Miscanthus floridulus cultivar M001 unplaced genomic scaffold, ASM1932011v1 os_1180, whole genome shotgun sequence genome:
GGGGTTGTTCAGCAGGTGGGACTCATCGGTAAAGCATTCGCCCAGTCGGGTGCCCTGGGCGAAGGCTACGGAGAGTGAAAGGTGAGCTCGGGCTCAATTAAGGTTTCATAAATGTACTCACCAACCTCTCTTACACAGGGTGTGGCTCCCCTTTATAGGACACTGTTTACCATCTTATACAATTACACTTGTGCCCCTTGACAGCTTAAGTATATCCCTGTAAATATTCCTCTCCTGGTTATCATTTCCAGGGGCAAGACTGGGCTCCCCTTCCTTGCAACCGCCTTCACCTCACGGACCGCCGTCGCTGGCCCACCGGAGGCCCATTTCCGGTTCGACGCGCCAGCACCACGTAGGCCTTCTTGCTGCTTGCGGAGGGCTTCCTGTGCTTCTTCTTGAAACATGCGCGGCCTCCGTCTTCGCCTGAATCATCAGAGCCTTCGCTTTTAGATATTTCCGGATGCCTCCGCTGCCGTCTCATGGGACTTCGCCCCATCACGGGTCCCATGTGAAGGCTCCGCCCGGCGTCCTCTGCACAACATCGCACAAGTGTTCTAATACCGCCGTTAGCTTGTATTTGTACTAGCCTCCGCTACTCGTGGATTGGTGTCCATCAGCTTGGCTACCGAAATCAGCCCGGAtgttattaaaaagaaaaaaacagtCCATAGAGTCAAATGTTGCACCGTTGGGAAATCAGCACACGAATGCAAACACACGAGCCCAAAGAAACCCCCCATGACCAATCAGGCCTGGCCTAGCCACGAACCCATGACCCATCACGATTTCAGCTTGATGCAATTCGGTCTTCAGGCCCTAGAGGTCCAACAAATCAAACACCATGACTGGATCGGGTAACATTTGTTTTCGTGAATGTTCTGTTGGAGGCCTAATGCCCTGATTGAACACCCGTCGGTACTGGAGCACTTTAATACCTTTTCCTCTCCACGCAGATGTCTTCGTCATCAATTTAGTAAGAGCCAGTGAACCACTGCAGCTTCACTCCACACAGTACTTTACCATCACGATTACTGATCGGGCCTGATAATTGGCGCTGCAAAGTGCCAACGGGCGACAGGCGCACATCGCAGTGGTGCTATCTTTCGGCTACGAGTTTCTTCCCATGACTAATTTACTCTACAAGTTACTAGACATGAGGGTAACAGAACTCGTAaagaaacccccccccccccccccccccacattcATCACACACTACTGCTGTAATAAACTCTATCAGATGCAATGTGCCACTTGCCCACATGACCGTAAACTACTATGCCCGCGCGCACTGGCCGACTGGCGCAGCAGAGCAGCTTCAATAATACGCTGGAATCAATCAACTATCAAGCAACACAAGCTTTCCcgaaaaacacaaaaaaaaacaaagcgCTCAAGGGCCAAAGCTACGTGAGACGGTGAGTGGATAAGATCGTGCCGCCCTGGCCGGCAGATAACATTATCCAGGCCGCGAATCCCTGGAGTATATATTGTTATAGTTGATctctttgtttttctctctctctctctctctctcccagcgATCCTTTTTCCAGTTTTCCTTGTTCTGAGGGCAAACTACAGCTGTTCACGCCTTAAACAATGCCAGTAGAAAACTTCGTAAGCGTGTACCCAATCAGCAGGCGCGAGACGCACTGAAGAAAGCTCATCGATCCGATGCATGCATGAATGGACAGCCTTGCACCAAATGCGCACCTGTACTGGCAAACCGCTTCGCCAACTGCAGCTCGACGATGCAGCTGCAGATCATCGACGTGCCAACGGCGCTTGTCGCAAAAACCCATCGGGCAATCGGCTCCTCCTCCCAAAGTTGTCCGCGTCTCGTCTCGGTTCTCGCTCCGCTGTCCGCTCCCATCCATCTGCCTGTCGTCCTGTTTCAGGCGCACGCTGACGCTGCGCAGGGCCAGGGCAAGAGAAGGCCAGGCAGGCGCCCGATCTTATCGGCGCAACTCGCAAGTTGGGGTTGGTTAAACCCGGCGCGCACGGACGCGCGCGGCCCGCCCCAACGGCCCACACGCATGTGCGCAGCGGCCGTGCTGGTGCGGCAAGCATCTCCACTTTGGATTAGGAATTTACTAGGATTTGATTTAGACCAGCCtgatctataactttatagttttgagttttcataTTTAAGATTGTTAACATGCTCTAAAAACTAATATAAAGTTTTAGCAGCATATTATGCCACTAAATTTTTTTTTAGCGTCTTAACCACTCCAAATGTGAAAACTCAAACACCCTGTTCGCCTGCTGGTTTCAgtcaggcttattcaaccagccaacagtgtttttctctcacaacaaatcagcaccagccagcccaaaccagcccagaaaccaaccagcgaacaagccaaaaattataaagttgtagatctcactatgggctacaattttaatataaaatatatcttcatttgacacTATATAAaaacaatattatttttctaatgcgacaagcGCTAGGTACGTGATCATTATGctactgaaattttatattattttttcgtacATTTTAACGATCTCAAAcgtaaaaactcaaaactacaaagttgtagacctcattgagggctataactttcatataaaaagtatcttcattcgACACCATACAAaaatgatattatttttctaatacgaCAAGCATTTATACGCGGTTATTATGCTCCTAAAATATTAtattaattttttgagcatcttaaactcctcaaatgaaaaaaactaaaaacaaaaagtagtagatctcatcgagggctacaatttttatataaattttatcTCCATCCAACGTCGTatcaaagagttatgatttttcaaaagttTTGTCTGGTCACGTCACTCCCGGTGGCAAGGCAGAACAATACTCTCACGCCAGCGGGAGTGGCGTGACAGTGTTTTCCACGTCGAAAACGGCGTCTGACGTGGCGGATGTTGCCGTGCCAATGCATGTGGTGTGCCAACGTTATTTGGTCGCGCCACCGGCGCGCCCAAAAAGGGTTAAATCCATAAAAAAATATTTAGGagcgattattattaaaatattaaataaaaagattaaaagtaaaaaaaatccaaaatgaAGGGCAGAGGCAGACAGAGCATGCAGCACTATATTATTTCCTTTATTTATACGGACGAGTCCAACGAGGCTTCGTCGTCCCCTTTGCTCTGTGCGGGCGGACGATGGAACTGGGAGAGCAAAGTTTTTTTCTCTCGTCCACTCGTTGAACCTTTCCCCACCGAGGCTTCTATCCTCATCTGCCAGTGCGGGCGAACGCCTCCATCTGCGGTGCCGCTCCATCATCCCCTTTGCTCTCTCCCCTTCCACACCCCAGCGCCAACAACAAGATCGATCCTTCCCTTCTCTTCGCACACCCCAGCGCCGATCCTTCCCTTGTCTTCAAGATCTCGCCTCCTGTATAGGCATGGCTGCAGACGGCAGGATGCGCCGCCGTAGCCGGCGGATGCGTGCAGGCAGCAAGAGGACTAGTGCCGGTAGTGATGACCTGATGAAGGCCCGCGGTGGGATCCGTGGCCTCGTGAAGTCAGGCGACGGCAACGGCATGTCTGCTGACCGCGGGATTCGAACAGACGCCGACGCTTATTTGCATGGGTTTATTTTATTTGTATGGCCGCTGTTACTGTAATCAGTCATTACTGATTGATCTGAAAAGATGACGACCCTTTTTATAGGGGCATTAAGGTAATTTCGTAGCTATACTAAATTGGCCACGGGCGCTTATTTACGGACGGATGGAGTAATATATAAGCTCGGTGAAATGAGCACATTATTGTCTCGTCGGAATAATCCGCCAACCGGGCTCCATCCGGCGTGTTTGTGCTTCCTTTCATTTTGCGTGTTGGGCGCGACTGTAGGTAGGCCTACGCATGTACTCCAGCAGTTGACCATACGGCTACAGCTGCGGTCAAATCACTGGTTTAACATTAAACTTGGGAGCCAAACTTGGACATCTCACTCAGCTCTAACACGTCAACAAGTAACGAACCGTGCATCGTACGTTGGTGTTTATTACCCTATCCACCTCACGTGTGGACACAACGGTGGATCGTGCAAGTGGTGAAGTGGATCAACCAAGTTAAGCCTGCACCGCATCTGGTCAACGTTGGTTGCCTCAGAGAGATGGTGCAGGTGGATATGTTAAAAACCTGCTCGATTTGACCTACGTACTCCGGGTTGTGTTTAGATTAATTAAGCACGTCCCCTCGTGGCTCGCTCCACCCCAGCACACGTGTGACGTGTGCCTGGCGGCAGCCTAGCACCGGTTCCCTCTACAGCTTCACGTctccctgcaggctgcagctcctcctctcctctcttcctcccATCCCAAGTCAACTCATCGGCTTCGCTTTCGCTTCTCTGCAGGACTGCAGCAGCACGCGCAGAGCGATTATTGCGACGATGCTTCTCTCTACTCCTACGCGCACAAAAGCACGACGTCTCGTACGTACACGCCGTCCGGTTGGGTAGAGAGCGGCAGAGGGCCAGAGGACCAGTCGGCAGGCCCCTCCTCGCGACGCCGCATCTACGCCGTCCGTAGCCGCTCCTACACGTACCAGCGGTGGGCGGTGGACCGGTGGTGGATCACAGCGAGGCGCCACCGGTTCTGGACCACAGACGCAGGACATTGCTCGCTGGTCGCTGCTCCCTGAACACCAACACGAGTACACGACGCCCCACCCCTCTGAGCCCTCTAACGCTGGCTCAGAGGCTGGAGCATCGTGGCCTCGGATCCTGCGGGCCCCTCCTCCCCCAAGCGAAAGCCGGAAGAAGGCGACAGTGCCGCAACCACGCGGGTCCCGCGGGTCACGTGAACGCCCGCCGGACGGCCTCTCCCAGCATGACAAGTGCCGACCATCTTCCGGACTCGACACGCGGCGCTCCGCCGCTGGCCCGCGCGTCGCGACACGGCGACGGAGGAGGCTGCGACAAGGTAATGGCGCCGGTGCCCCAGTTTCCCCACCACTCCACTCTCCACTGCACCAAAAAGGTGAAGGCGCCGGTCTCCGTCGCAGCGCTCGTCTCCACGCGCGCGGGCAGTCGGAGCAACGCTCGCCTCGCTCGCACGCGCGCGAGCAGCCGGCCACCGCCGCCTCGTGGCCATGCAGCCGCCGGAGCCATCTTGCATTCTTGCGCCTTGACCGCGAGAGCAGCTGCTCCATTCGTCGGTGTCGCGTCGCTTGCAGAAGCGGTGGATGTGGTTGTGTGGATGTGGATGAGAGTCACGGCATCACAGTTCACAGGAGACAGGGTTGCATTTTTTTAATTGAAAAGAACCTGGGTCTCACTTCCAAACCCAAACCCATACCCAATTTCACCGGAACAGAGGATTTGCCTTCAAAATAGTTTCCATTTGATTTTCATCGACTATGTGATAGAGTATTTATTTAAACTTGACATATTAatacattttttttcaaaaaacttGGTTAGAATTAGAGAATTTGATTTAGGACAAAGCTATCATGAACAATAATATAGAACAGAGGGAGTTGGTTGTAGAAAACCTTAAtcttcttttttttcattttcttagCGGTTGTTCATGTTAAGTGACCATATTTGACATGAATAAATTTTATTGTCTTTTCAGTTGACAATTTGTTGTTTAAGAGTTTACTATCCACAACAAGCCCGGCGTAATCCCCATCAGCGCCAATGATCTCATGGTGCAAGTCCTCCGATTTCATCAAATTCCCGGCGGCGTACAACCTCAAGGTTATTGAACCCACAATCTTTTTCTCACGATCTGCAAACATGTGACTGTCAGAATTATTAGTAAGTGTATTTGAAattctcctttctttttttgttcTTTTGGATCATATTGTTTCCTTATCATTTTCAGACAAAGTACAAGCATTTTATTCATGGTATGCTTCAGAACAATGCGTGTTATGACAAAAATAATCACTTCTGGTTAGGTTTTTTCATGAAGTGTTTAATCAGTAGGTTGTCATTGTTTAATCAAGCCAATTCTCACGTGAAGCCCCATTTCTCACATTAAAACCTCAGATGCTTTTGTCTCTAGAACTTCTGACCTAGGTAAGCCTTCTTTCTTTCCAGTTGTTTCTTAACTTTGGCAACTCAGTCGCATCAACCCGCTTCTTGCTCCAAGATGAATTCAACATATAGACAACTCAGTCCAGAGATCACCGGGTATAGGCTTGGGCACACGTTTTTTTCTTTCTATGTAGGTGATTCATGTGCACTGCATGAGGATGATGGTCGTGTATGTAAACGTGGTGGTGCTATCAAAGAATCAACTTGACCATCTTTGATTATTGTCCCGGTGCTACTCACATGCTAAACCTAGTAATAAATTGATGCACCATCAAGACATAGAGAAGTACaaagtggcaaagaagactgcaaagcgagctgtgagtgtggcaaagggtagagcgtacgaggatctttaccaacatttgagtacgaaggaaggagagaatgacatttataggatggctagggttcatgagagaaatacaagggacttcaaccaagttaagtgcattaaggatgaaagagagcatctcttggtgaagaaggataagatccgacatcgatggcaagagtattttgacaaattgttcaatggtgagaatatggaccaaatctttcagttggatgactcttttgatgacaccaataggcgctttgtgcggagaatccaagaatctaaggTCAGAGAGACATTGAAAAGGGTGAAAGGAGGTAAggtgatgggaccggatggtatcccaatcgaggtgtggagatgcctcgaggacatagctatagtatgactaaccaagttgttcaaccatatttttcgatcgaacaagatgcctgacgagtggagaagtatattggtaccgatctacaagaataaatgggatattcaaagttgtattaattatcggggaattaagttgatgagccatactataaagctatgggagagagttatcgagcatcgcttgagagcaataacgcgggtctctatgaaccaatttggtttcatgcccgaaaggtcaaccatgaaagccattttcttaataagacaagttatggagcggtatagggagaagaagacgaacctacacatggtttttattgacttggagaaggcttatgataaaataccaagaaatgttatgtgctaagctttggacaaatataaagtcccaacgaagtacgtcgggctcattaaggacttgtacaacaatattgtgactagtgttcgaacaagtaatggagacacggatgatttcctgattaggataggactacatcaagggttagttttgagcccttatctgtttgccttagtgatggatgaggtcacaaataACATACAAggagacatcccttggtgtatgcttttcgcgtaCGATGTAGTGCtaattgatgaaagccggacatgagtgaatcagaaactgaagttatggcgggagacttttgagtccaaaggttttagactcagtagaactaaaactgagtatatgagatatgacttcatcactactactcgggaggagaaagatattagtttggaaggtcaagtagtgtccAGGAAGggtacctttcgatatttaggatcaatgctacagagagacagggACATTGATgaagacgttagccatagaatcaaagcagggtggataaagtggcgccaagcatctggtgtcctatgtgacaaaaaggtaccacagaagctaaaaaggcaagttttataggacggcgattagacctgctatgttgcatggtgcagaatgttggcctacgaaaagacgacatgttcaacagataaataTCGcaaaaatgcgtatgttgcgttggatttgtggtcatataagaagggatcgagttcggaaggatgatatacgtgatagattaggggtagcaccaattgaagaaaagcttgtccaacaccggttgagatggtttggacatgtccaacgaagacctccagaggcactggtgcgtagtggaatgctaagccaggatagtaacgtgaagagaggcagaggaagaccgaagttgacttgggtagaagcaataaaaggagacttgaaaggatagaatatacccaaagactttgccttagataggagtgcttggaaaacatctattcacgtgcctgaaccttgatggcttctgctgggtttcaactctagcctaccccaatttgtttaggacttaaaggctttgttgttgttgttgttgtataggtGTTGGTGATGTTCGTACGGAGTATTGTACATTACCCCTATTTAAAGGCGCATGGAATCAACAATTTTTAGACAACTTAGAATACAATTATTTTAGACAACTTAGAGTCATAGATGAGGTTTTAAAATTTGGGGAATGCATTCATGGCTAATGAATCTCCTGGGGGGAAGCAGTCCAAAACCACAAAAGGCAGCAAaatgagggggagggggagggcacCGTTGCCTATGACAGAAGTAGGATGACAGTTGGGTGGCACTTGGGCGACGAAGTACGTGCAATCACCAACGCGCGACATAGCTGGCTTAGCACAACTATGGGCGATGATTAGGGAGGGAGCAAGTAATATTCAAAAATTGAGAAAGAAAGAGGATGGGCTTGAGGTTCAGACAATCCAAGACTCTTTAGATGGTGATTGGATGATGGGCGGTATCAACCTGTCAAAGATCAGCTATTTTTCATTGGCAGAATAAAAATTTTGGCCTCTCAACTATCACCCAAGGCTCAATTTCATCCCAGAACTTTCAAAACACCCGTTTTGGTTCTTAAAATTTACTTTTGGGTTCAACTTCATCATAGGACTATCAAAGTGGTTGTTTTGGTCCTCAAAACTTTAGGCTCAACTTTCATCCATGAACTATCATAGTGCATTTTAGTCTAGTCCCTGAACTTTGATAGTTCATAGATGaagttgagagaaaaaaaaatgcatAGTTTGAGGACTAAAATAACCACTTTAATAGTCTTACGATGAAACTGAGAGTTTGATGACTGAAACGGTCATTCTAAAGGTTTAGGAGCGAAACTGATTCTCAAACAATATTTGATGGGCCAAAATAACTATTTCACCTTTTTGAATCATGGAGTAAAAAAAGTTTGATGGACCAAAATAACTATAGTAAAAAAAGTTTCAACAAACTTATCAATATAAGAGTAAAACAACATAAATTTGGACAAGGGGACTAAGCAAATATGAAATTCCAATGGTAAATATTACATCATGGATTTTGGAAATTATTGTATATATGCTTTATCAAATGAATTTGCAATGCCTCTTTTTCAAAGATCCGTTCCTACCACACTCGTATAAATTTGTGTTTGTTTAAGCTATGGACTATGGCACTATTACTCTATCCAAACTTGTCGATCTTAATACTCGCTCCACTGACATACACATGCTCGACAAAAAGCCTACTCGGCACGTCGGATTTGTGAGCCGTGTCGTCTTGCGCGAGAACGCAGTACGCAAGCAGAGTGTACGCCTTGCCCATACGGCCGTCTTTTGCTGCTCCAGACGCTGACGCTGACACCAGGCCACCACCAGTGCCCAGTGGCAGAGTCGTAACTTGAGGCAACCGCCCCGCCCACTTCCGTCACAGCGCGGCGCCGATCGACCTTATCCACATCTCCCCTCCTCAGTTTCTCGTTCTCACCCCTCTCCCAGGACACCGCTATAAAGCTCGCGCCACCACCCGTTTGCCAAACGCGAACCACTTCACAGTTCACAGGTTAACCTCCCTCAAACGCGCGCGGTGGTGGTTCGTGTAGTTCAGTCACACAGCAGCCGTTTCTCTCTTCTCTCCGCCGGAGGGGATGGCCGGCCGGAGCAGCCTCTCCATGGTCGCGTCGCACCGGCTGTTCGCGCCGGCGGTGCACCCTGTGGGCGGCGCAGCCGCCGACCATGGCGTGGAGCTCGACGAGGCCGACGTCATCTGGGGCGCCGGCGGCGCGTcgtcctcgccgtcgtcgtcgtcgttcctGTCCTCCGCGGCCGACCCGTACGCGCGGTCGCCGCCGGTGGCCGCGCCGTCCAAGCAGAAGCCGCGTGGCGCGGGTGGCGCTCCGGCGTCGGTGCCCGTCAACATCCCGGACTGGTCCAAGATC
Encoded proteins:
- the LOC136533751 gene encoding protein S40-4-like gives rise to the protein MAGRSSLSMVASHRLFAPAVHPVGGAAADHGVELDEADVIWGAGGASSSPSSSSFLSSAADPYARSPPVAAPSKQKPRGAGGAPASVPVNIPDWSKILGAEYAGSCAAARAAGWAAHDDRADAFTDNVAGSGGRRWVPPHEVVQVRDRAAASFSVREGVGRTLKGRDLRRVRNAIWEKTGFQD